GGCCCGATCGCGACGACCCGCAAGATGTGCCCACCGGAGGTGATGGACGTCGAGCAGGCTGTCACAGCGGCGCTCGACGGTGAGGTCACCGCATTGGTGGACGGCGACGAACTCCGCCTGACGAACGTCAAGAACCCGACGATCGGACTTCGACTCACCGCAGCACCGGCGACTGCGGGCAACTGACGGCGGCGGACCTCTAAGATCGTCCGCATGGCGAAGAATCCGGCACCTGCCGCGGAAACCAAACTCCCCAAGGACGTGTACGAAGCCGAGCTGTTCCGGCTGCAGACCGAGCTCGTCGCGTTGCAGGAGTGGGTGCGAGCAACCGGAGCCCGCGTCGTCGTGATCTTCGAAGGCCGAGACGCCGCGGGCAAGGGCGGCGCCATCAAGCGCATCACCGAGTACCTCAGTCCCCGCATCTGCCGTGTCGAAGCACTGCCTGCACCGACCGACCGTGAGCGCGGTCAGTGGTACTACCAGCGGTACGTCGAGAAACTCCCCACGAAGGGTGAGATCGTTCTGCTCGACCGCTCCTGGTACAACCGGGCAGGTGTCGAGAAGGTCATGGGCTTCTGCACACCTGAAGAGCACACCCGATTCCTCCGTCAGACTCCGATCTTCGAGCAGATGCTGATCGACGACGGCATTCTGCTGCGAAAGTACTGGTTCTCGGTTTCCGACGACGAGCAGCTCCGTCGATTCCGCGCACGCCGCGACGACCCGGTCCGCCAGTGGAAGCTCAGCCCGATGGACCTCGAGTCGGTGTACCGCTGGGAGGAGTACTCCCGCGCCAAGGACGAGATGATGGTCCACACCGACACGTTGACCAGCCCGTGGTTCGTCGTCGAGTCGGACCATAAGAAGAACGCCAGGATCAACATGATCTCGCACCTGCTGTCCACGATCCCGTTCACTCATGTCGAGCAGGAACGGGTGAAACTGCCCAAGAAGCCGATCGCCACCGGAAACTATCACCGTCCGCCTCGTTCGCTGTCGAAGTTCGTTCCCGACCACGTCGCGACTCTGCTCGGCGACCGCGAGAACTGACACGATGGCGCTTCCCTCCGTAACCGAGGTCGCCCAGCGGACCCGGTCGGTGCGTGCCAAGGTCCGCTCACGTCTCGATTCGGCAGACTTGATCTATCTGGTCACCACGGCAGGCTTCCCGAACTTCGGTGACGAATTGATCACCGAGGCGTGGCTCCGGCACATCGCACTCCGCAGGCCGATGGCACGGGTCGTCGTCGACTCCCCTCGCCCCGGTCAGGCGTCGTTGCTGCTCCGCCACGCGAATCGGCGCGCAGTGTTCGTGGACACCCTGTGGGAACTGGTTCATCACTCGGTGTCCCCGAACGCTGAGGACGTCGATCCCGACGTCCCGTGGGAGTGGGTCGCCGATACGGCGAGCAGGCTCGGCGCGTCACCCCGCAACGACGCGGGGATCGACATGCTGCTCCGAGCGGGAACGATCCATCTCGTCGGCGGCGGATATGTCAACGCCGTGTGGCCGCACCACGCGGCTCTGCTCTCCGCGATGGCCTCCGTCGCCGAGAAGACCGGGGCGCGGACCGTTGCGACCGGTGCCGGTTTCACCCCCGCCGTCGACGGTGCAGCGGGTGTCGCGATGCTCCGCGCCGCCTCCCGATTCGACGTCGTCGACGTCCGTGACGCTCCGACAGAGACGCTGCTCGCAGGCGCCCCCGGGCTGTCACGTACCGGAGACGACGCCTGGCTCTCCCCCATCCTCGCTCGACCTCGCACCCCTGCCGGCACCGGAGTCGTGCTGTGCGCTCAGAGCGATCTCACCGACACGTTCTCCTGGGACGGGCGGACCGGAACCGATGCGCTCGCGTCGTTCATCCGGGCCACCCTGGACGCCTGGGATGTGCCCGGTCGGGACGTGACCGTCGTCGAATGCATCCCGGGCCACGACTACACCGTCCCGACGATGCTGGCCGATCGCCTCGACGGTGCGGCGGTGATCCCGTTCCGGAATCTGTGGCGCGACGGACTTCCCGTCAACCGCGGCACCTGGCTGTCGACTCGGTATCACCCGCACATGATCGCTGCCGCGGCAGGCGACTCGGGGGTCGCGATCTCGGCGAGCACCGACTACTACGCCACCAAGCATCAAGCATTGATCGACGCCGGGTCGGCGTGGACCGTGGTGTCCGGTGGTGACCGCCTGCAGACTCCGGCCCGACCCACCGCGGGCGGCTACACGCCCGAAGCGGTGCAGGAGAACGTCAGGCGGAAGAAGTCGCTCGCCGACAGCCTCTATCCGATCGGTGTCCGAATCAGGTAGAGTCGGCGCTTCTATGTGGATCGGTACTCTTGAATTCGACTTCCTTCTCGGCGACGTCCACTCCCTCAAGGAGAAACGTTCGGTCATCCGCCCGATCGTCGCCGAGATCCGCCGCAAGTATTCAGTCTCCGTCGCGGAGACGGACCATCTCGACCTTCACCGCCGCGCGGGTGTCGGCGTCGCCGTGGTCAGCGCCGACATCGCACACGTCGCCGACGTGCTCGACACGCTTGAACGGCACGGGGCGTCTCGACCCGACGTGACACTCCTGTCTGTCCGTCGACGCGTCGTCGACACCGGCGAGCTGTAAGAAGCACAACTCAGACGCGAGCGGGGTCGTCGGCCTCCTCCGCGACGTCGTCGGCTGTGGAGGCGTACTCGGCCGACACGCTGCGATACACGGGAGTCGCGAAAGCGATCGCCGCGGCGAGCACCGTCAGCGCGCCCGCGATCAGGAAGACCAGGGCGATGCCACGTCCCGGCCCGGTGCCCAGCAAAGGTTCGAGAGTGGTGGCGCCGTCACCATCCGCCCACGGGATCACGAAGGCTTCGGCTATCGGCGCGATGAGGAACGCCGTCACCGGAGCAGCCGCTGCCTCGAATGCGCCAGCGAATCCGAACACGCGTCCCTGCTGCTGCAGTGGCACCACGCGTTGGATCACCGTCTGCTCGGCGGCCTCCACCGCGGGCATCG
This genomic window from Gordonia sp. PDNC005 contains:
- the ppk2 gene encoding polyphosphate kinase 2 — encoded protein: MAKNPAPAAETKLPKDVYEAELFRLQTELVALQEWVRATGARVVVIFEGRDAAGKGGAIKRITEYLSPRICRVEALPAPTDRERGQWYYQRYVEKLPTKGEIVLLDRSWYNRAGVEKVMGFCTPEEHTRFLRQTPIFEQMLIDDGILLRKYWFSVSDDEQLRRFRARRDDPVRQWKLSPMDLESVYRWEEYSRAKDEMMVHTDTLTSPWFVVESDHKKNARINMISHLLSTIPFTHVEQERVKLPKKPIATGNYHRPPRSLSKFVPDHVATLLGDREN
- a CDS encoding polysaccharide pyruvyl transferase family protein — encoded protein: MALPSVTEVAQRTRSVRAKVRSRLDSADLIYLVTTAGFPNFGDELITEAWLRHIALRRPMARVVVDSPRPGQASLLLRHANRRAVFVDTLWELVHHSVSPNAEDVDPDVPWEWVADTASRLGASPRNDAGIDMLLRAGTIHLVGGGYVNAVWPHHAALLSAMASVAEKTGARTVATGAGFTPAVDGAAGVAMLRAASRFDVVDVRDAPTETLLAGAPGLSRTGDDAWLSPILARPRTPAGTGVVLCAQSDLTDTFSWDGRTGTDALASFIRATLDAWDVPGRDVTVVECIPGHDYTVPTMLADRLDGAAVIPFRNLWRDGLPVNRGTWLSTRYHPHMIAAAAGDSGVAISASTDYYATKHQALIDAGSAWTVVSGGDRLQTPARPTAGGYTPEAVQENVRRKKSLADSLYPIGVRIR
- a CDS encoding DUF503 domain-containing protein, with protein sequence MWIGTLEFDFLLGDVHSLKEKRSVIRPIVAEIRRKYSVSVAETDHLDLHRRAGVGVAVVSADIAHVADVLDTLERHGASRPDVTLLSVRRRVVDTGEL